A region from the Engraulis encrasicolus isolate BLACKSEA-1 chromosome 18, IST_EnEncr_1.0, whole genome shotgun sequence genome encodes:
- the LOC134468284 gene encoding uncharacterized protein LOC134468284 has translation MVSSLTHSVSLRHIGHTHPLNRLLERIAYLGWEWDTVSSGSVLAKFNLPDSASLRLKDSINVEVDSDIFDELLKSPGVLFKAEECTDTHTEVTFLEGSSSSDWSPSTSCASQESSGTDSTVILESTKTRKRQLIEGPLDGNVARDNVRAVLCSKPGGKEILEEYKKTSTISDVTRRKMVNMLMADMVENHGVPPVNVRNLYALGITTLFPKLSDPDSKNGYEHFYLHQSGSGYLAWRLKTVQRTSAQDHKKSKTTFQEGPKTPRSIHSDEKQLTGDECREAISTMKHSSDTILVKNKMKATLQHRQRIIQNPESASTVLDLFPRFLDTPGLIDQDFSMIFGEEVSGKFLSKWPTFFKPRVIADCCKNLTPSPLVDELLLSAQQESDDCVWHSEEWDSEMAALLLLLHLLPPTVKGKKSGKMSASEATRRLMKFMKVGSSMETFLEKTGPRQPFLLGVGERSNCIQDFYIIVDQKAIPCRMQTPVAAFDELFKAHYAFAVSYDDALSNFFIFIQTTVYGIDVGKVKESPRVKEIRARLLHSEV, from the exons ATGGTATCCAGCTTGACACACAGTGTCTCCCTGCGTCAC ATTGGCCACACCCACCCTTTGAATCGCCTGCTGGAGCGCATTGCCTACCTGGGCTGGGAGTGGGACACTGTCAGCAGCGGCAGCG TGCTGGCGAAATTCAATTTGCCAGATTCTGCTTCTTTAAGGCTGAAGGATTCCATTAATGTGGAAGTGGATTCAGACATATTTGATGAACTCTTAAAGTCACCAGGGGTGCTTTTCAAGGCAGAGGAATGTACTG ATACCCATACTGAGGTGACATTCTTAGAGGGCTCATCTTCATCAGACTGGTCCCCATCAACATCATGTGCATCCCAAGAATCATCAGGTACTGACTCAACAGTGATACTGGAATCTACAAAGACTCGGAAAAGACAGCTGATTGAAGGGCCCCTGGATGGCAACGTTGCAAGAGAT AATGTTAGAGCTGTTCTGTGTTCAAAGCCTGGTGGAAAAGAAATACTAGAAGAGTACAAGAAAACAAGCACCATCAGTGATGTTACAAGAAGAAAGATGGTCAACATGCTTATGGCAGATATGGTGGAGAACCATGG GGTACCTCCGGTAAATGTGCGGAACCTTTATGCACTTGGGattacaacactgttcccaaAATTGAGTGACCCAGATTCCAAGAATGGCTAT GAACATTTTTATCTTCATCAGAGTGGGTCCGGCTACCTAGCGTGGAGGCTGAAAACTGTTCAGCGGACCTCTGCTCAAGACCACAAGAAATCCAAGACAACTTTCCAAGAGGGCCCCAAGACTCCACGCAGTATCCATTCAGATGAGAAGCAGTTGACCGGGGATGAATGCAGGGAAGCCATATCAACGATGAAACACTCAAGTGATACAATCCTTGTCAAAAATAAGATGAAGGCTACACTCCAGCACAGACAAAGAATCATTCAAAACCCTGAAAGTGCCTCTACTGTCCTGGATCTCTTTCCCAGATTCTTAGATACACCTGGCTTG ATTGACCAAGACTTCTCAATGATCTTTGGTGAGGAGGTGTCTGGTAAATTCCTCTCCAAGTGGCCAACCTTTTTCAAACCGAGAGTCATCGCAGATTGCTGCAAGAACCTAACTCCGAGTCCGCTTGTTGATGAGCTGCTTCTGTCTGCACAACAAGAGTCTGATGATTGTG TCTGGCATTCTGAGGAGTGGGATTCTGAGATGGCTGCCCTCCTTCTTCTGCTTCACCTCCTGCCTCCAACAGTTAAAGGCAAGAAGAGTGGCAAGATGAGTGCGTCGGAGGCTACTCGACGCCTGATGAAGTTCATGAAG GTGGGATCAAGCATGGAGACCTTCCTTGAAAAAACTGGCCCCAGACAGCCCTTTCTGCTCGGTGTCGGAGAAAGAAGCAACTGCATCCAGGACTTCTACATCATCGTGGACCAGAAGGCCATTCCCTGCAGGATGCAGACCCCAGTTGCTGCCTTTGATGAGCTCTTCAAGGCACATTATGCTTTTGCTGTGTCGTATGATGATGCCCTGTCCaacttcttcatcttcatccaaaCCACTGTGTATGGCATTGACGTCGGCAAAGTGAAAGAAAGTCCAAGAGTAAAAGAAATTCGAGCAAGGCTTCTTCACTCTGAGGTTTGA